One window of Camelina sativa cultivar DH55 chromosome 4, Cs, whole genome shotgun sequence genomic DNA carries:
- the LOC104784095 gene encoding uncharacterized protein LOC104784095, whose protein sequence is MDFVDSETQPPDDLPQLETDYNMPPPLAPECKSYKWKIEVIGQLSTDVRLLPIDYADWRLVSSNIKEKAWELVQSKFKFDDPMMRKAYVMSALGSRCKDVKLRLWKEHKKSNLIETLRNRPEKIPENQWSHFVHKRFTEKWKKMQERNTRSQKNNTMPHLCGRKSFSRKRNEIKVKIGKTPCRAEFFIETRKKPDGTFVSEEAKIRAVTLTTLMEQNPQVPSNVTARLDDEYAQVFGLESSGRVRCVGRGPTPSKLVRHSTAATTQEIENSETVTQLRTQLKVLADQVKAMSTFVGQILGNSTGEQATAWAVNFATAFANIPNPAFVNIPNPPNPRIIYLHITLFDIRYLDNKLMD, encoded by the exons ATGGATTTCGTGGATTCAGAGACACAACCACCTGATGATTTACCACAGCTGGAAACTGATTACAACATGCCTCCTCCACTTGCTccagaatgtaaaagctacaAATGGAAAATAGAAGTCATTG GTCAATTAAGCACTGATGTGCGATTGCTACCCATTGACTACGCCGATTGGAGGTTGGTTAGTtctaatataaaagaaaaagcatgGGAATTAGTTCAG TCCAAATTCAAATTTGATGATCCTATGATGAGAAAAGCATATGTAATGAGTGCACTAGGTAGTCGATGCAAGGATGTCAAATTACGTCTTTggaaagaacacaaaaaaagtaATCTGATTGAAACGTTGAGGAATCGACCCGAGAAAATTCCTGAAAATCAATGGTCTCATTTCGTTCACAAGAGGTTCACTGAAAAGTGGAAG AAAATGCAAGAGCGGAATACAAGGAGCCAAAAAAACAATACCATGCCTCACTTATGTGGAAGAAAGAgtttttcaagaaaaagaaatgagatt AAAGTCAAGATCGGAAAAACACCATGTCGAGCCGAATTTTTCATTGAGACTCGCAAGAAACCTGATGGAACCTTTGTGTCTGAGGAGGCGAAAATACGCGCTGTTA CACTTACCACGTTGATGGAGCAAAATCCGCAAGTCCCGAGCAATGTTACTGCTAGATTGGATGATGAATATGCTCAAGTGTTTGGTCTAGAGTCTTCAGGACGAGTTCGTTGTGTTGGCCGTGGACCCACACCTTCAAAATTAGTGAGACACTCGACGGCTGCAACTACACAAGAGATAGAGAATTCTGAAACAGTTACCCAGCTGAGGACACAATTGAAAGTTTTAGCAGATCAGGTTAAGGCAATGTCTACATTCGTTGGACAAATACTTGGTAATTCAACTGGCGAACAG GCAACTGCATGGGCTGTAAATTTTGCAACAGCTTTTGCGAACATACCAAATCCAGCCTTTGTAAACATTCCAAATCCACCGAATCCTCGGATAATTTATTTGCATATTACTCTCTTTGATATCAGATATTTAGATAATAAACTAATGGATTGA
- the LOC104781469 gene encoding sedoheptulose-1,7-bisphosphatase, chloroplastic codes for METSIACYSRGILPPSVSSQRSSTLVSPASFSSSSSFKRLKSSSIFGDSLRLAPKSQVKSTKAKSNGASSVTKCEIGQSLEEFLAQATPDKGLRTLLMCMGEALRTIAFKVRTASCGGTACVNSFGDEQLAVDMLADKLLFEALQYSHVCKYACSEEVPELQDMGGPVEGGFSVAFDPLDGSSIVDTNFTVGTIFGVWPGDKLTGVTGGDQVAAAMGIYGPRTTYVLAIKGFPGTHEFLLLDEGKWQHVKETTEIAEGKMFSPGNLRATFDNSEYNTLIDYYVKEKYTLRYTGGMVPDVNQIIVKEKGIFTNVTSPTAKAKLRLLFEVAPLGLLIENAGGFSSDGHKSVLDKTIVNLDDRTQVAYGSKNEIIRFEETLYGSSRLKTAPIGVTA; via the exons ATGGAGACCAGCATCGCGTGCTACTCACGTGGGATCCTTCCCCCAAGCGTCTCTTCTCAACGATCCTCTACATTGGTCTCTCCTGCTTCCTTCTCCTCATCCTCCAGCTTCAAG CGTTTGAAATCGAGCTCAATCTTCGGAGATTCACTACGGTTAGCACCAAAATCGCAAGTGAAATCCACAAAGGCTAAGAGCAATGGTGCTTCAAGTGTTACCAAATGTGAAATTGGCCAAAGCTTG gaAGAGTTTTTGGCACAAGCAACTCCTGACAAAGGACTGAGAACTTTGCTTATGTGTATGGGAGAAGCATTGAGAACAATAGCTTTTAAAGTTAGAACAGCATCTTGTGGTGGAACAGCTTGTGTTAATTCCTTTGGTGATGAACAACTCGCTGTTGATATGCTCGCtgataagcttctctttgag GCTTTGCAATACTCGCATGTGTGTAAGTATGCTTGCTCTGAAGAAGTACCTGAGCTTCAAGACATGGGAGGTCCAGTGGAAG GTGGGTTCAGTGTTGCATTTGATCCATTAGATGGATCAAGCATTGTGGATACTAATTTCACAGTGGGAACCATATTCGGAGTTTGGCCTGGGGACAAGTTAACCGGAGTCACGGGAGGAGACCAAGTGGCTGCAGCCATGGGAATCTACGGTCCAAGAACCACTTATGTTTTGGCCATTAAGGGATTCCCAGGAACTCATGAGTTCTTGCTTCTTGATGAAG ggAAATGGCAGCATGTAAAGGAGACAACAGAGATCGCAGAAGGCAAAATGTTCTCACCAGGAAACTTAAGAGCCACATTCGACAACTCCGAATACAACACG CTGATTGATTACTACGTGAAAGAGAAGTACACACTGAGATACACCGGAGGAATGGTTCCTGACGTTAACCAG ATTATTGTGAAGGAGAAAGGAATCTTCACCAACGTGACTTCTCCTACAGCTAAGGCAAAGTTGAGGCTGTTGTTCGAAGTGGCTCCTCTTGGCCTTCTCATAGAGAATGCTGGCGGATTCAGCAGTGATGGACACAAGTCAGTACTCGACAAGACCATCGTCAACCTTGATGACAGAACTCAAGTTGCTTATGGCTCAAAGAACGAGATCATCCGCTTTGAAGAAACCCTTTACGGTTCATCAAGACTCAAGACTGCTCCCATTGGAGTTACCGCTTAG
- the LOC104781470 gene encoding pyruvate kinase, cytosolic isozyme-like: protein MEMLLGGQATKGALRSKTKIVCTLGPASRSVEMIEKLLKAGMNVARFNFSHGSHSYHQETLDNLRTAVDNTGILCAVMLDTKGPEIRTGFLKEGKPVQLKQGQEITISTDYNIEGDSNLISMSYKKLAEDLKPGDVVLCSDGTISMTVLSCDKTLGLVRCRCENSAILGERKNVNLPGIVVDLPTLTAKDKEDIMQWGVPNKIDIIALSFVRKGSDLIEVRELLGEHSKNIMLMSKVENQEGVMNLESILANTDAFMVARGDLGMEIPIEKMFLAQKTMIKMANALGKPIVTATQMLESMTVSPRPTRAEATDVANAVIDGTDCVMLSGETAAGAHPEAAVLTMSRICKEAEEFIDYDTLYKKTLGIVSLPLSPIESLAASAVSTARGVFASAIIVLTKGGYTAELVAKYRPSVPILSVVVPEIAQGDDFESSTSDSVAHVARRGLIYRGIIPVVATGSSTEETIRFAIGYAKTKGICKTGDSIVALHKIDGSSVVKIMSVE, encoded by the exons ATGGAGATGTTACTTGGTGGACAAGCAACCAAAGGAGCTCTTCGATCAAAGACGAAGATTGTTTGTACTCTTGGACCGGCATCAAGATCGGTGGAGATGATTGAGAAGCTACTCAAGGCCGGTATGAACGTAGCCCGGTTCAATTTCTCCCATGGTTCTCACTCGTACCATCAGGAAACTCTCGATAATCTCCGAACCGCCGTGGACAACACTGGTATTCTCTGCGCTGTCATGCTCGACACAAAG GGTCCTGAGATTCGAACCGGGTTTCTCAAAGAAGGCAAACCGGTACAGCTAAAGCAAGGTCAAGAGATCACAATCTCAACTGACTACAACATAGAAGGCGACTCAAACCTTATCTCCATGAGCTACAAGAAACTTGCAGAGGATCTCAAACCCGGTGATGTGGTTCTTTGTTCAGACGGCACAATCTCTATGACTGTCTTGTCCTGTGACAAGACTCTCGGTCTTGTCCGTTGCCGATGCGAGAACTCTGCGATtcttggagaaagaaaaaacgttAACCTCCCTGGAATTGTGGTTGATCTCCCAACACTCACTGCGAAAGACAAAGAGGACATTATGCAATGGGGAGTTCCCAACAAAATCGACATCATCgctctttcttttgttcgtAAAGGATCTGACCTAATCGAAGTCAGGGAGTTGCTTGGCGAGCACTCAAAGAACATCATGCTCATGTCAAAGGTGGAGAATCAAGAAGGAGTTATGAATTTGGAGAGTATTCTAGCGAATACTGATGCATTCATGGTGGCTAGAGGAGATCTTGGGATGGAGATTCCGATCGAGAAGATGTTTCTTGCTCAGAAAACAATGATCAAGATGGCTAATGCTCTTGGGAAACCAATAGTCACAGCCACACAGATGCTTGAGTCCATGACAGTATCTCCTCGTCCGACTAGAGCTGAAGCCACCGACGTTGCGAACGCTGTTATTGACGGGACAGATTGCGTTATGCTTAGCGGAGAAACCGCTGCTGGAGCTCACCCTGAGGCAGCCGTGTTAACAATGTCAAGGATCTGTAAAGAAGCAGAGGAGTTCATCGATTACGACACTCTTTACAAGAAAACCCTAGGAATCGTCTCGTTACCTTTATCACCAATCGAGAGCTTGGCTGCTTCCGCCGTATCGACGGCCAGGGGTGTATTTGCTTCGGCGATCATCGTTCTCACCAAGGGAGGTTACACGGCGGAGCTTGTGGCTAAATACAGGCCGAGCGTTCCGATATTGTCGGTTGTTGTTCCGGAGATTGCTCAGGGAGATGACTTCGAGTCGTCGACCTCGGACTCGGTGGCTCATGTGGCGAGGCGTGGTTTGATTTACCGTGGGATTATTCCGGTGGTGGCGACGGGATCTTCGACGGAGGAAACCATAAGATTCGCTATTGGATACGCGAAGACGAAGGGGATTTGCAAGACTGGAGATTCGATTGTGGCTTTGCACAAGATCGATGGTTCCTCTGTTGTGAAGATAATGAGCGTGGAGTAA
- the LOC104784096 gene encoding pyruvate kinase, cytosolic isozyme-like encodes MEMLLGGQATKGALRSKTKIVCTLGPASRSVEMIEKLLKAGMNVARFNFSHGSHSYHQETLDNLRTAVDNTGILCAVMLDTKGPEIRTGFLKEGKPVQLKQGQEITISTDYNIEGDSNLISMSYKKLAEDLKPGDVVLCSDGTISMTVLSCDKTLGLVRCRCENSAILGERKNVNLPGIVVDLPTLTAKDKEDIMQWGVPNKIDIIALSFVRKGSDXVTSIIMFIKQTHNFLVSLKLSFNLFSAI; translated from the exons ATGGAGATGTTACTTGGTGGACAAGCAACCAAAGGAGCTCTTCGATCAAAGACGAAGATTGTTTGTACTCTTGGACCGGCATCAAGATCGGTGGAGATGATTGAGAAGCTACTCAAGGCCGGTATGAACGTAGCCCGGTTCAATTTCTCCCATGGTTCTCACTCGTACCATCAGGAAACTCTCGATAATCTCCGAACCGCCGTGGACAACACTGGTATTCTCTGCGCTGTCATGCTCGACACAAAG GGTCCTGAGATTCGAACCGGGTTTCTCAAAGAAGGCAAACCGGTACAGCTAAAGCAAGGTCAAGAGATCACAATCTCAACTGACTACAACATAGAAGGCGACTCAAACCTTATCTCCATGAGCTACAAGAAACTTGCAGAGGATCTCAAACCCGGTGATGTGGTTCTTTGTTCAGACGGCACAATCTCTATGACTGTCTTGTCCTGTGACAAGACTCTCGGTCTTGTCCGTTGCCGATGCGAGAACTCTGCGATtcttggagaaagaaaaaacgttAACCTCCCTGGAATTGTGGTTGATCTCCCAACACTCACTGCGAAAGACAAAGAGGACATTATGCAATGGGGAGTTCCCAACAAAATCGACATCATCgctctttcttttgttcgtAAAGGATCTGACCNCGTGACCTCGATCATAATGTTCATCAAGCAAACTCACAATTTCCTCGTCTCTTTGAAACtctcttttaatcttttctCTGCGATCTGA
- the LOC104781471 gene encoding uncharacterized protein LOC104781471, with product MKKPHILKNPVFFLLLLIALSSLTILTFSFLKLPETPLAAGNHLRKLRYELTDELGYFGKMMIEMLPEDLVFTAFVPSDQSFRRDLGLRSNNSRQIKSLEDDDDEGDNTYAVVSRIMGFAVVPYKVEEADIRNGETASYESLSGFTLKIWRKRNSGGLVVNGIETEKMGFVKRGKIIVHVMNGVVMDSDFAQSLASSTPQDEDDEP from the coding sequence ATGAAGAAACCTCATATCTTGAAAAATCCAGTCTTTTTCTTACTTCTACTCATAGCTCTTTCTTCCCTAACTATACTCACCTTCTCCTTTTTAAAATTACCGGAAACACCTCTCGCCGCCGGTAACCATCTCCGGAAACTCCGGTACGAGCTCACCGATGAACTCGGATACTTCGGAAAGATGATGATCGAAATGCTACCCGAGGATCTGGTTTTCACAGCCTTCGTACCGTCCGACCAATCATTCCGCCGAGATCTAGGGCTGAGATCGAACAACAGCCGTCAGATCAAATCCCTTGAAGACGATGACGACGAAGGAGATAACACGTACGCCGTCGTATCGAGGATCATGGGTTTCGCGGTGGTTCCTTACAAAGTGGAAGAAGCAGACATAAGGAACGGAGAAACGGCGTCGTATGAGTCATTGAGTGGTTTCACACTTAAGATTTGGAGAAAGAGAAATAGCGGTGGATTGGTCGTTAATGGCATCGAGACAGAGAAGATGGGGTTTGTAAAGAGAGGGAAGATCATCGTGCATGTAATGAATGGTGTTGTAATGGATTCTGATTTCGCACagtctcttgcttcttctactcctcaagacgaagatgatgaacCATAG
- the LOC104781474 gene encoding glycosyltransferase family 64 protein C4, with amino-acid sequence MGGGDVSKEMGTCSLAYRRGDQKLRKFVTARSTKFLLFCCIAFAFVTIVCRSSRPWVNSSIAVADRVSGSRKGYTLLMNTWKRYDLLKKSVSHYASCSRLDSIHIVWSEPNPPSDSLKEYLQNVLKKKSRDGHEVELRFDINKEDSLNNRFKEIKDLKTDAVFSIDDDIIFPCHTVDFAFNVWESAPDTMVGFVPRVHWPEKSNDKANYYTYSGWWSVWWSGTYSMVLSKAAFFHKKYLSLYTNSMPASIREFTTKNRNCEDIAMSFLVANATNAPAIWVKGKIYEIGSTGISSIGGHTEKRTHCVNRFVAEFGKMPLVYSSMKAVDSRNLWFW; translated from the exons ATGGGAGGAGGAGATGTTTCTAAAGAGATGGGAACTTGTTCGTTAGCGTATCGTCGTGGAGATCAGAAACTACGCAAGTTCGTGACGGCGAGAAGTACTAAGTTTCTTCTATTCTGCTGCATCGCGTTCGCTTTCGTCACAATCGTTTGCCGATCTTCTCGCCCTTGGGTTAACAGTTCAATCGCCGTCGCGGATCGGGTCTCTGGATCAAG GAAAGGTTATACACTTCTGATGAATACATGGAAGAGATATGATCTCTTAAAGAAGTCAGTTTCACACTATGCATCATGTTCTAGGCTTGACTCTATTCACATTGTATGGAGTGAACCTAACCCTCCATCAGATTCTCTTAAGGAGTATCTTCAGAATGTTCTGAAGAAAAAATCAAGAGATGGGCATGAGGTTGAGCTGAGATTTGATATTAACAAAGAAGACAGTTTGAACAACAGATTTAAAGAGATTAAAGACTTGAAAACAGACGCCGTCTTCTCTATAGATGATGATATCATATTCCCTTGTCATACGGTTGATTTTGCATTCAACGTTTGGGAGAGTGCTCCAGATACAATGGTTGGGTTTGTGCCCCGTGTGCATTGGCCTGAAAAATCG AATGATAAAGCCAATTACTACACTTACAGCGGGTGGTGGTCTGTTTGGTGGAGTGGTACATATAGTATGGTACTCTCAAAGGCAGCCTTCTTCCACAAAAAGTACCTCAGCCTTTACACAAATAGCATGCCGGCATCAATCAGGGAATTCACAACCAAGAACAG GAACTGTGAAGATATTGCAATGTCGTTCCTCGTTGCAAATGCTACAAACGCTCCTGCTATATGGGTGAAAG gtaaaatatatgaaatcgGTTCAACTGGAATTAGTAGCATAGGAGGGCACACAGAGAAAAGAACGCACTGCGTAAATCGGTTTGTGGCAGAATTCGGGAAAATGCCGCTTGTATACTCTTCCATGAAAGCCGTGGATAGCCGCAATTTATGGTTCTGGTGA
- the LOC104781472 gene encoding nematode resistance protein-like HSPRO1, whose product MADLDLQRRKILSPNKLHITIPEPCKLSSVSSPISSSSSAACSAYELYLRLPELRSLWSSLDYPRWISEPVLKPSLQALEITFRLILTVASDTRPYVNRREWIRRLDSLSTSQIKLVAAICEDDNYDDDGNENVSAAPVSNGWSSLSLLSEIVTCRTSESIGQKILSTIENEMRWCKYTLGLGEPNLAGKPYLRYDTVCRPEELHSLKNNPYSDHIENQENQMLYTIHQILESWIYVSVNLLNRIESSIEDGKFEKASSDVYLLERIWKLLAEIEDLHILMDPEDFLKVKKQLQIKTTSQNDAFCFWSKGLVGMAKMSKELRQKVPAVLEVEVDPTGGPRLQEAAMKLYSRKTEYEKIHLLQGMQAVESAAKRFFFGYQKLVATMMGSAEANANRTVANHELCDSLTQVFMEPPYYPSLDAAKTFLGEFWSQIGLQWKTLTDVTPPKFL is encoded by the coding sequence ATGGCTGATTTGGATTTACAGAGGAGGAAGATACTATCTCCGAACAAGCTCCACATCACCATTCCGGAGCCGTGTAAGCTCTCCTCCGTGTCCTCTCCAATCTCGTCCTCTTCCTCCGCCGCTTGCTCTGCTTACGAGCTTTACCTCCGTTTGCCTGAACTAAGAAGCCTCTGGTCCTCTCTCGATTACCCTCGCTGGATCTCTGAGCCAGTTCTCAAACCATCTCTTCAAGCTCTTGAGATCACTTTCCGTTTAATCCTCACCGTTGCTTCTGACACACGTCCTTACGTAAACCGCCGCGAGTGGATCCGACGGTTGGATTCGCTCTCCACGAGCCAGATCAAACTCGTGGCGGCTATCTGCGAGGATGATAACTACGACGACGACGGGAACGAGAACGTATCGGCTGCTCCGGTCAGCAACGGCTGGAGCTCGTTGAGCTTGCTCTCTGAGATCGTCACGTGTCGTACATCGGAGAGCATTGGACAGAAGATTTTGTCTACGATCGAGAATGAGATGCGTTGGTGTAAGTACACGCTCGGTTTAGGAGAACCAAACCTCGCCGGAAAACCGTATCTCCGGTACGACACAGTTTGTCGCCCGGAGGAGTTACACAGCCTCAAGAACAATCCTTACTCCGATCACATCGAGAACCAAGAGAATCAAATGCTCTACACTATCCATCAGATTCTTGAATCCTGGATTTACGTTTCCGTGAATCTTTTAAACCGAATCGAGTCGAGTATCGAAGATGGAAAGTTCGAGAAAGCTTCTTCCGACGTGTATTTGCTGGAGAGAATCTGGAAGCTTCTGGCAGAGATCGAAGATTTACACATTCTGATGGATCCTGAAGATTTCTTGAAGGTGAAGAAACAGTTACAGATCAAAACCACGTCTCAAAACGACGCGTTTTGTTTCTGGTCAAAAGGGTTAGTGGGGATGGCTAAGATGTCCAAAGAGCTGAGACAGAAAGTGCCAGCTGTACTTGAAGTTGAGGTGGATCCCACCGGAGGTCCAAGGTTGCAGGAGGCGGCAATGAAGCTTTACTCGAGGAAGACAGAGTACGAGAAGATACATTTGCTTCAGGGAATGCAGGCGGTGGAGTCTGCAGCCAAGAGATTCTTTTTCGGGTACCAGAAGTTGGTGGCGACGATGATGGGGAGTGCGGAGGCTAATGCTAATAGAACCGTGGCGAATCACGAGTTGTGTGATTCGCTGACTCAGGTGTTTATGGAGCCACCGTATTACCCGAGTCTAGATGCCGCAAAGACTTTTCTGGGAGAGTTCTGGAGCCAAATTGGGTTGCAATGGAAGACACTGACAGATGTAACACCACCGAAATTTTTGTAA